In Vicinamibacterales bacterium, the following are encoded in one genomic region:
- a CDS encoding enoyl-CoA hydratase/isomerase family protein, with protein MCYLTMAEHVNLSVRQDEMRARIVLNSPKGNVLTTAVAQAIRTKLALLNEVMSLRLVTVEGAGRDFSFGASIQEHASDRVERMLPEMNGMIRDLLDVPVPTAAVVKGRCLGAGFELALACDFIFAADDAVLGLPEVRLAAFPPAASALLPMRLGYARATDAILTGEAHSGAEWHAAGLVAQVFALDQIDAEVEAWFDRNLSGRSASGLRHAVAASRLGLRKHVAQVLPVLERLYLNELMQTADVNEAVTAFLGKRAPNWTD; from the coding sequence GTGTGTTACCTGACCATGGCTGAACATGTGAATCTGTCGGTTCGCCAGGATGAAATGCGTGCCCGAATTGTCCTTAATAGTCCGAAAGGTAACGTTCTCACAACGGCGGTCGCTCAAGCGATTCGTACGAAACTAGCCTTGCTCAATGAGGTCATGTCGCTTCGGCTCGTGACGGTCGAAGGCGCCGGTCGGGATTTTAGCTTCGGTGCTAGTATCCAAGAGCACGCTTCGGATCGGGTAGAACGGATGCTGCCGGAAATGAACGGCATGATCCGTGACCTGCTCGATGTGCCAGTCCCGACGGCAGCCGTGGTGAAGGGTCGTTGCTTGGGTGCTGGATTTGAGCTTGCACTTGCGTGCGACTTTATTTTTGCCGCTGATGATGCGGTCCTTGGACTACCCGAGGTCAGGCTTGCCGCGTTTCCGCCGGCGGCCTCAGCACTGTTACCTATGAGACTTGGATACGCGCGTGCAACCGACGCTATTCTAACGGGCGAAGCCCACTCCGGAGCAGAGTGGCACGCGGCTGGGTTGGTGGCCCAGGTGTTTGCGCTAGACCAAATTGACGCTGAAGTTGAGGCTTGGTTTGATCGGAACCTGTCAGGACGATCAGCGTCAGGGTTGCGCCACGCTGTAGCTGCCTCTAGGCTCGGGCTGCGCAAGCACGTCGCTCAGGTTTTGCCAGTTTTGGAGCGACTTTACCTGAATGAACTCATGCAAACGGCCGATGTTAACGAAGCCGTCACGGCTTTTCTTGGGAAGCGCGCTCCTAACTGGACCGACTGA
- the pheA gene encoding prephenate dehydratase: MRIAFQGAPGAYSEAAGLRFKPSAEPMACKSFEEVFSAVQDKKATHGIVPIENTIGGTIRRNYDLLLRHELPIVGEVHLPVIHNLVALEGTTLTDVKRVYSHPQALAQCERFLLGLEGVEVIANYDTAGSAKMISESNLRDAAAIASDRSAEVFDLSILKSGVQDFSENITRFLVISREALTQGKADKTTIAFTVPNEPGALFKALSVFTLRNIDLGKLESRPIPARPWEYLFFADLKTDREDSRCARALMHLAEFAPLVRTLGSYPSWKEPELSE, translated from the coding sequence ATGCGTATCGCATTTCAAGGCGCGCCCGGAGCCTACAGTGAGGCGGCTGGACTTCGGTTTAAGCCGTCAGCTGAGCCGATGGCCTGTAAGAGTTTTGAGGAAGTTTTTTCGGCAGTCCAGGACAAGAAAGCCACTCATGGGATCGTGCCGATTGAGAATACCATCGGTGGCACCATCAGGCGTAACTACGATCTACTGCTTAGACATGAGTTGCCGATTGTGGGGGAAGTGCATCTACCGGTCATTCATAATCTGGTGGCGTTAGAGGGAACGACCCTTACAGATGTCAAGCGTGTCTATTCGCATCCCCAAGCACTGGCCCAGTGCGAACGTTTTCTCCTAGGTTTAGAGGGCGTTGAGGTCATCGCGAATTATGACACTGCCGGTAGTGCGAAGATGATTAGTGAGTCCAACCTGAGAGATGCTGCGGCCATTGCGTCAGATCGGTCGGCCGAAGTATTCGACTTGTCGATTCTTAAATCTGGCGTCCAAGATTTTTCTGAGAACATTACGCGCTTTCTTGTTATTTCGCGCGAAGCTCTCACGCAGGGCAAGGCTGACAAGACCACGATCGCGTTCACGGTGCCAAATGAGCCTGGCGCGCTGTTTAAAGCGCTTAGTGTTTTCACGTTGCGGAACATCGATTTAGGTAAACTAGAATCTCGTCCGATTCCCGCTAGGCCTTGGGAGTATCTATTTTTTGCAGATTTGAAAACGGACCGTGAAGATTCCCGCTGCGCTAGAGCGCTTATGCATCTTGCCGAATTCGCACCCCTCGTCCGGACTCTTGGCTCATATCCAAGTTGGAAGGAACCTGAGTTAAGCGAGTGA
- a CDS encoding protein-L-isoaspartate(D-aspartate) O-methyltransferase, whose amino-acid sequence MSKIPRGEAFADEALTNLRLAMVSEQIAGRGIHDSRLLQAMREVPRHEFLPKSARDNAYEDRPLSIGEGQTISQPYIVAAMIEPLDCGSKDHVLDVGTGSGYQAAVLAQLVRSVVSIEYRPSLAARARKTLARLGISNVTVLDGDGSDGSPVFSPYDAIVVAAGAPEVPSDLISQLSKRGKMVVPVGTIDLQHLTFFRQSGQGLSEEVREGCVFVPLVGRQGWRHSGAK is encoded by the coding sequence GTGTCTAAGATTCCTAGAGGTGAAGCCTTCGCCGACGAGGCATTGACTAACCTCCGATTGGCGATGGTGAGTGAGCAAATTGCTGGCCGAGGTATTCATGACTCGCGCCTACTGCAAGCGATGCGCGAAGTGCCCAGGCACGAGTTTCTTCCCAAGAGCGCTAGGGACAATGCCTACGAAGACCGCCCGCTTTCAATCGGTGAAGGTCAGACTATCTCTCAGCCGTATATCGTGGCTGCCATGATCGAGCCGCTTGATTGTGGCTCCAAGGATCACGTACTTGATGTTGGCACGGGATCAGGTTACCAGGCTGCGGTATTGGCACAACTGGTTCGTAGTGTGGTTTCGATCGAATATAGGCCATCGCTAGCGGCTAGGGCTAGAAAGACCCTGGCCCGGCTGGGGATCTCAAACGTTACGGTTCTCGATGGTGACGGTAGTGATGGTTCACCAGTCTTTTCGCCCTACGATGCTATTGTAGTTGCCGCCGGTGCACCCGAGGTGCCGTCCGACCTCATTTCCCAGCTCAGCAAGCGTGGAAAGATGGTCGTGCCTGTGGGTACAATCGATTTACAGCACCTAACATTTTTTCGTCAGTCCGGTCAGGGTTTAAGTGAGGAGGTAAGGGAGGGTTGCGTGTTTGTGCCTCTGGTTGGTCGACAAGGGTGGAGGCATTCGGGAGCGAAATAA
- a CDS encoding DSD1 family PLP-dependent enzyme — translation MSITRRDFLGSSIGGSAALAGMTTVETGQLHRAIPLPEETRLWDLATPALVVDADSLESNLRKMQDVYSGNSAALRPHAKTHKCPVIARQQLDLGAIGIAVAKISEAEVMVEGGIEPILITSPIATRGKLARLLALARQAPNLQIVTDRLQNVRDLNDGATAVGIMLQVFVDLNAGDDRTGIMLGESAITLAGEVARAESLELVGVQAYAGRLQHVVGWEARRKQYVQMMGQVMETVTGMRQAGLDVPVVTGGGTGTYDINSEIDGMTDIQAGSYIFMDDNYQDIGGRSGQVFNDFDSSLFVLATAISQPIQGQVTVDAGIKAFATDKEPPRLRDIKGVDYRFGGDEHGILNLTEPSEPIAVGDKVRLTIPHCDPTVNLYDHLHVVRGEKVSEVWPIAGRGRSQ, via the coding sequence ATGAGTATTACGCGACGTGACTTTCTCGGCTCTTCGATCGGCGGCTCCGCTGCGTTGGCTGGAATGACGACTGTGGAAACCGGACAGCTTCACCGTGCCATTCCACTCCCTGAAGAGACGCGGCTTTGGGACTTAGCCACACCGGCCTTGGTTGTCGACGCAGATAGCCTGGAGTCGAACTTACGTAAAATGCAAGATGTTTACAGTGGCAATTCAGCAGCACTTCGCCCCCATGCAAAGACCCACAAATGTCCAGTGATTGCTCGCCAGCAACTTGACCTCGGAGCGATAGGTATTGCAGTCGCTAAGATCAGCGAAGCTGAGGTGATGGTTGAAGGTGGTATCGAACCTATTCTCATTACCTCTCCCATCGCTACCCGTGGCAAGCTCGCGAGACTCCTCGCCCTGGCACGGCAAGCCCCGAACTTACAGATCGTAACAGACCGATTGCAGAATGTTCGGGATCTCAATGACGGTGCCACTGCGGTCGGCATTATGTTGCAGGTTTTTGTCGACCTGAATGCGGGTGATGATCGTACGGGCATTATGCTTGGTGAGTCGGCTATCACATTAGCCGGTGAAGTGGCGCGTGCCGAATCACTCGAGCTGGTGGGGGTGCAGGCTTATGCTGGGCGCCTCCAACACGTGGTCGGTTGGGAGGCCCGGCGCAAGCAGTACGTTCAAATGATGGGACAAGTCATGGAGACGGTGACCGGGATGCGGCAGGCTGGACTTGATGTGCCCGTCGTCACCGGTGGTGGAACCGGTACCTACGATATTAATAGTGAGATTGATGGAATGACCGATATTCAAGCCGGTTCTTACATTTTCATGGATGATAACTACCAAGACATCGGTGGGCGATCAGGCCAAGTCTTCAACGATTTTGACTCATCACTCTTCGTATTAGCCACGGCGATCAGTCAACCAATCCAGGGACAGGTTACGGTCGATGCGGGCATTAAGGCCTTTGCAACGGACAAGGAGCCTCCGCGCCTTCGGGATATTAAGGGGGTGGACTACAGGTTTGGCGGTGATGAGCACGGCATTCTCAATCTTACTGAGCCATCAGAGCCAATTGCTGTGGGAGATAAGGTGCGGCTAACGATCCCGCATTGTGATCCCACCGTGAATCTCTACGACCATCTGCATGTTGTGCGAGGTGAGAAAGTTTCAGAAGTCTGGCCAATCGCGGGGAGAGGGCGATCGCAGTAG
- a CDS encoding pyridoxine 5'-phosphate synthase encodes MTRLSVNLNKVALLRNTRDVGVPDVLRAARIAVDAGASGVTVHPRPDERHTRPSDVFNLSSFTQDAGVEFNIEGNPTKSFLALVHKVVPAQCTLVPDAPDQRTSDHGWDLGSDGDRLRPIISDLRSRGIRVSLFMDPDPVVIANAAKVGADRIEIYTEPYAKAFGTQDQASNLDACAKCAEEAERMGLGVNAGHDLNLHNLPALVQSVPGIVEVSIGHALIADALELGLRETVGAYLSALSSAK; translated from the coding sequence ATGACACGACTCAGCGTGAACCTGAATAAGGTAGCGCTACTGAGAAACACGCGTGATGTTGGAGTGCCTGACGTCTTGCGTGCAGCACGCATTGCGGTTGATGCTGGTGCCTCTGGCGTGACAGTACATCCACGACCGGACGAACGGCATACCCGACCATCCGACGTTTTTAACTTATCGAGCTTTACCCAAGATGCTGGAGTTGAATTCAATATTGAAGGTAATCCGACCAAGAGTTTTCTTGCACTGGTGCACAAGGTAGTGCCGGCGCAGTGCACTTTGGTGCCTGACGCCCCAGATCAACGAACGTCGGACCATGGCTGGGATCTTGGATCGGACGGTGACAGACTACGCCCGATAATTTCGGACTTACGATCTCGAGGAATTCGGGTATCGTTGTTTATGGATCCTGATCCGGTGGTTATTGCCAATGCTGCAAAAGTCGGCGCTGACCGAATTGAGATTTATACGGAGCCTTATGCGAAGGCCTTTGGAACACAGGATCAGGCATCAAACCTCGACGCATGCGCCAAATGTGCGGAGGAGGCCGAGCGCATGGGACTTGGCGTCAATGCTGGTCACGATCTAAATTTGCACAACTTGCCAGCATTAGTTCAGAGCGTGCCAGGTATTGTTGAAGTGTCGATCGGGCACGCATTAATTGCGGATGCGCTGGAGCTCGGTCTGCGTGAGACGGTAGGGGCTTACCTAAGTGCGCTTTCCTCGGCCAAGTAA
- a CDS encoding MarR family transcriptional regulator: MLDLTSNLQRSAQLVTLYLGKFRRDYGITQPEAHVLAVLHVRGEITIRNLHHTLGHKPSTLTSILDRLVARGFITRETSRTDRRSFNVKLTLAGTIPAKAIRTALHALENKIIRRSVRADIRGIRRIASTLEELVVDTGRAE, translated from the coding sequence ATGCTCGATTTAACCTCAAATCTGCAAAGGTCTGCACAGCTTGTGACGCTTTACCTGGGCAAGTTTCGAAGGGATTACGGCATCACTCAACCTGAAGCGCATGTACTAGCTGTGCTCCACGTACGCGGAGAAATCACAATTCGTAATCTGCACCATACCTTGGGCCATAAGCCGTCTACCCTGACCAGCATTCTCGACAGATTAGTTGCTCGTGGCTTTATAACCCGTGAGACAAGCCGGACCGACCGGCGATCATTTAACGTTAAGTTAACGCTGGCTGGGACCATTCCAGCTAAAGCTATCCGCACGGCATTGCACGCCCTCGAAAACAAAATCATCCGCCGATCGGTTCGTGCAGACATACGTGGCATAAGAAGGATCGCTTCAACCCTCGAGGAACTCGTTGTCGACACAGGTCGTGCGGAGTGA
- a CDS encoding septum formation initiator family protein, whose product MEPGAQVRTGQVESIGAWKIIRLVLWFATAFFVTQTFIGDGGLTDMLQASRERRALTDAVTAVKVENRRLSGIEDRLRRDSKAIEGVARGEMGLIVPGEVLFVVGETTEITRRPN is encoded by the coding sequence ATGGAACCTGGTGCTCAGGTTAGAACCGGTCAAGTAGAATCAATCGGAGCCTGGAAAATTATTCGCTTGGTGCTCTGGTTCGCTACTGCGTTTTTCGTCACGCAAACGTTCATTGGAGACGGCGGATTAACTGACATGTTGCAAGCATCACGTGAGCGTCGTGCACTCACCGACGCTGTTACAGCGGTAAAGGTCGAAAACCGGCGACTGTCAGGAATAGAGGATCGCTTACGCCGTGATTCCAAGGCAATCGAAGGTGTGGCGCGAGGAGAGATGGGTCTCATCGTGCCCGGGGAGGTCCTCTTCGTCGTTGGTGAAACGACTGAGATAACTCGGAGACCCAATTGA
- a CDS encoding tetratricopeptide repeat protein, whose protein sequence is MVKAAKRQAHAGRQAGPATTRDARLPLRVLLIALVLVVMAGSVAWFTSKLLMRVELPEQLAESALLTTVPDLPDTVGALPAFELAVTEGDRLLRQAIRSGASPDTVGEMAGRLGNLYQANTHGELAEACYRLATDLATDNPRWPYLLAYRLQERGETETVTPLLERTVELEPNYAPAWLKLAENRFKQGKFDEAKAAYERRLALTAGDPWALLSLARLAIEVGEWSQAESHLLVAVEAAPQFAALHRLLATVHEHYGQTAAGDASRQRANELGRFYAAPDPWVDGLIAQSFDVDWLLLNVSRYALLDPDLSRLLFERARRLAPEDPDVYVVLHEHVETLEEARRALETAISLDNSHPLAHMRLGELLYRQGEHAQAVELLGRSIHLGADTADAHRYLGLALTALGRLDDAVVSLEQAVARAPGDADIHYSFAYVLERAGRQVDSTRELRRVLELNPGHELAERALAISNSGNER, encoded by the coding sequence ATGGTTAAAGCTGCAAAACGACAGGCACACGCTGGTCGTCAAGCCGGACCGGCGACGACACGAGATGCTAGGTTGCCGTTAAGGGTGTTGCTAATTGCCCTTGTCCTTGTCGTTATGGCTGGGTCCGTGGCGTGGTTCACCTCGAAACTCCTGATGAGGGTTGAGCTGCCTGAACAGCTTGCTGAGTCGGCATTGCTCACTACGGTTCCGGACCTGCCTGACACAGTAGGTGCTCTGCCTGCCTTTGAGCTTGCTGTTACTGAGGGCGATCGACTTTTACGCCAAGCTATTCGCTCTGGTGCATCACCCGACACCGTGGGAGAGATGGCGGGCCGCCTTGGCAACCTTTATCAGGCCAATACCCACGGTGAACTTGCGGAAGCATGCTACAGGCTGGCGACTGATCTCGCCACGGACAACCCGCGGTGGCCGTATCTACTGGCATACAGGCTACAAGAGCGCGGAGAAACTGAGACAGTTACTCCACTTTTAGAACGTACGGTCGAGCTTGAGCCGAATTATGCCCCGGCCTGGTTGAAACTTGCCGAGAACCGCTTTAAACAAGGAAAGTTTGACGAAGCTAAGGCTGCCTACGAGCGGCGGCTTGCGCTGACGGCAGGTGACCCGTGGGCACTTTTGAGTCTCGCGCGTTTGGCTATTGAGGTCGGTGAGTGGAGCCAGGCTGAATCTCATCTCCTGGTTGCTGTTGAGGCGGCACCTCAGTTTGCTGCCCTTCACCGATTACTGGCCACGGTACATGAACATTACGGGCAAACGGCAGCCGGGGACGCTTCACGCCAGCGGGCGAACGAGTTAGGTCGCTTCTACGCTGCGCCTGACCCTTGGGTTGATGGCCTGATTGCTCAATCGTTTGATGTCGATTGGCTGTTGCTCAACGTTTCGCGCTATGCCTTGCTAGACCCCGACCTCTCGCGTCTGCTCTTCGAGCGGGCTCGTCGCTTGGCACCAGAGGATCCGGATGTCTATGTCGTTCTTCACGAGCATGTGGAAACGTTAGAAGAGGCACGCCGGGCACTCGAAACAGCCATTTCATTGGACAACTCGCACCCTTTGGCGCACATGCGGCTCGGCGAACTTCTTTATCGGCAAGGGGAGCATGCCCAAGCGGTCGAACTTCTGGGTCGTTCTATACACCTTGGTGCTGACACGGCCGATGCGCACAGGTATTTAGGACTTGCGTTGACTGCGCTGGGAAGGCTCGATGATGCGGTGGTATCTCTGGAACAGGCAGTCGCTCGAGCCCCTGGGGATGCCGACATTCACTACAGCTTTGCCTATGTCCTTGAACGGGCCGGTCGTCAGGTTGACTCAACACGCGAACTACGGAGAGTTCTAGAACTTAATCCTGGACACGAACTTGCGGAGCGCGCCCTCGCGATCAGTAATTCTGGCAACGAGCGCTGA
- a CDS encoding VCBS repeat-containing protein: MAYPRPSLLFGLAALAIIIFVPWFLVSREAERQGRSVNELIGLIVALRDDRAVSTPVDKRAERRFFERRSIGRSLGGSQPWISHVNIVDLDQDGFTDVVLCDATMNQVAWIRQEVGGSFTETLLGDAILAPAHVTPSDVDLDGDIDLLVAKMGAILPNNDKIGSVVVLENDGQEEFTTRILLDGLARVTDIEPGDFDGDGDIDLVVGQFGYDDGEIRWMENLGGWNFESHSLLELSGTIHTPVGDLDGDGDLDVAAVVSQEWEEIYVFENDGKGMFDRHLIYGATNDDFGSSGISLVDLDLDGDLDVLYSNGDAFDYIPPGPRPWHGVQWLENKGDLRFTYHRIGDFPGAYFANAVDGDLDGDLDVFVVSAFNDWDSPEAASLAWFQNDGEMEFARRILATEPTHLLALASADMDGDGLVDLVTGAMHVSPPYDRMSRVTLWRNTWRDP, from the coding sequence ATGGCTTACCCGCGACCTTCTCTACTATTTGGATTGGCGGCGCTCGCTATCATTATCTTTGTCCCGTGGTTTCTGGTATCCCGAGAAGCTGAACGGCAAGGGCGTTCGGTCAATGAACTGATCGGCCTAATCGTGGCCCTGCGCGACGATCGGGCCGTCTCGACTCCAGTTGATAAGAGGGCAGAACGTCGTTTTTTTGAACGCCGTTCGATCGGGCGTTCCCTCGGAGGTTCGCAGCCATGGATTAGCCATGTCAACATTGTCGATCTTGATCAGGATGGTTTTACCGATGTGGTGTTGTGTGATGCCACCATGAATCAGGTTGCGTGGATCCGTCAGGAGGTGGGTGGTTCCTTTACTGAGACGCTCCTCGGCGACGCAATTCTGGCACCAGCTCATGTGACGCCAAGCGATGTTGACTTGGATGGTGATATTGATCTCCTTGTTGCGAAGATGGGAGCGATTCTTCCGAATAACGACAAGATTGGTAGTGTCGTTGTGCTTGAGAACGATGGTCAAGAGGAGTTTACGACACGCATTCTACTCGACGGTCTAGCACGTGTTACAGACATCGAGCCTGGGGATTTTGATGGAGATGGTGATATCGATCTTGTGGTTGGTCAGTTTGGCTATGACGATGGTGAAATTCGGTGGATGGAAAATCTTGGAGGGTGGAATTTCGAGAGCCACAGTTTACTAGAACTTTCGGGAACCATCCATACGCCGGTCGGTGACCTCGACGGTGATGGAGACCTGGACGTCGCGGCTGTCGTTTCTCAGGAATGGGAAGAGATCTATGTATTCGAGAATGATGGCAAAGGTATGTTCGATCGACACTTGATTTATGGTGCGACGAATGATGACTTCGGCAGTAGCGGTATCTCTTTAGTTGACTTGGACCTTGATGGCGATCTGGACGTGCTCTACTCGAATGGCGACGCCTTTGACTACATTCCGCCTGGGCCACGTCCGTGGCACGGAGTGCAATGGCTGGAAAATAAAGGTGACTTGAGGTTTACCTACCATCGGATTGGTGACTTTCCTGGAGCTTATTTTGCGAACGCAGTTGACGGCGACCTCGATGGTGATTTGGACGTGTTCGTCGTTAGTGCCTTTAACGATTGGGATTCTCCGGAAGCTGCATCGCTTGCATGGTTTCAAAACGACGGTGAAATGGAATTTGCTCGTCGAATATTGGCCACAGAGCCAACCCATTTACTAGCACTCGCTAGCGCTGACATGGATGGTGATGGACTTGTCGACCTAGTTACAGGCGCAATGCACGTTTCGCCGCCCTACGATCGGATGAGCCGGGTGACACTTTGGCGAAACACCTGGAGAGATCCGTAA
- a CDS encoding 4-hydroxyphenylacetate 3-hydroxylase N-terminal domain-containing protein, with amino-acid sequence MHEETASQRNIPAMDVAKGTGALDGKRYLEGLRDGREVWYRGERIDDVTSHPEFAQMAKSIARIYDMQHAPKTRDVMTYEQDNGLRASYSYFLPTKPEHLLLRRRNTEVWVREVFGMCGRLPDFCASMVIGYYDIRHELAKLNPDLARNTETYLKYARDHDLCLSHGLHDPCMDKSLRPSQDPDRCVRVVKERDDGIVVRGARFNTFGVFSNEILISPTYMFTEDEPEFALWFTIPCNAPGLKQVTREVFSGRNPLDHPVSARFDEVDSLVIFDDVFVPWERVFLYREPLGANRLFRGNVMSWASYAGSVLTQLRMEVLVAVAHLLATTSGVDKRPNVLSTLGEMCTYLSLARTNLRAGEIDCERTPGGHYRTAAAPERRALVTMVSERFVELVEHIGTSSIIFLPTAEDWTAPELKKHLDVYMRGKGTSPLDRYKLCKLAWDLTGDGYGGRQQLYERLHSGDPTMVVQNAYRRFDLSAGIDLVARFLELEQPVEGASK; translated from the coding sequence ATGCATGAGGAAACGGCATCGCAACGAAATATTCCGGCTATGGATGTTGCTAAAGGCACAGGTGCGCTCGATGGCAAGCGGTATTTAGAGGGTTTGCGCGATGGTCGCGAAGTCTGGTATCGGGGTGAGCGAATTGACGATGTGACGAGTCACCCTGAGTTTGCCCAGATGGCAAAGAGCATCGCACGTATCTACGATATGCAGCATGCTCCAAAGACGCGGGATGTGATGACCTATGAGCAGGATAACGGCCTTCGCGCTTCATACTCCTACTTTCTACCGACTAAACCAGAGCATCTGTTGCTTCGGCGGCGGAACACCGAAGTGTGGGTCCGCGAAGTCTTTGGCATGTGCGGGCGATTGCCTGATTTTTGTGCCTCGATGGTGATTGGCTACTACGATATTCGCCATGAGCTCGCTAAACTCAATCCAGACCTCGCTCGGAATACCGAAACATATTTGAAGTATGCGCGGGACCATGATCTGTGCCTATCGCATGGTCTCCACGACCCTTGTATGGATAAGTCGCTGCGGCCGTCGCAGGACCCCGACCGGTGTGTGCGTGTTGTCAAAGAGCGGGACGATGGGATCGTGGTACGAGGAGCCAGATTCAATACCTTCGGCGTGTTCTCGAACGAAATCCTAATCTCTCCAACCTACATGTTCACTGAGGACGAGCCTGAGTTTGCTCTTTGGTTCACCATTCCGTGCAATGCTCCAGGTCTCAAACAGGTGACTCGCGAGGTGTTCTCAGGGCGGAATCCGTTAGATCATCCGGTGTCTGCACGTTTTGATGAGGTCGACTCGTTGGTAATCTTCGACGACGTTTTCGTACCCTGGGAGCGGGTATTCCTTTATAGGGAGCCGTTGGGTGCTAACCGCCTGTTCCGTGGCAATGTTATGTCGTGGGCGAGCTATGCGGGGTCGGTGCTGACGCAACTCAGGATGGAAGTGCTGGTGGCTGTGGCACACCTGTTGGCTACGACCTCTGGGGTGGATAAGCGACCGAATGTCTTATCTACCCTCGGTGAGATGTGTACCTACCTGTCGTTAGCCCGCACGAACCTCCGCGCAGGCGAGATTGACTGTGAACGCACCCCTGGTGGACATTACCGCACAGCAGCAGCACCAGAGCGTCGTGCATTGGTGACGATGGTTTCAGAGCGGTTCGTCGAACTGGTCGAGCACATCGGCACAAGCTCGATTATCTTTCTGCCGACGGCCGAGGACTGGACGGCGCCAGAATTGAAGAAGCATCTTGATGTGTACATGCGAGGTAAGGGCACGTCACCGCTTGATCGCTACAAGCTCTGCAAATTGGCTTGGGACCTCACTGGCGACGGCTATGGTGGTCGTCAGCAACTCTACGAGAGACTGCATTCTGGTGACCCAACCATGGTAGTCCAGAATGCGTACCGTCGATTCGACTTGTCGGCGGGTATTGACTTGGTCGCAAGATTTCTTGAGCTAGAACAGCCTGTAGAGGGTGCGTCAAAGTAG